In Fodinibius salicampi, the sequence CCGTTAACCAGACTAATATATCCTTCATAGAAATCACCATATTCATAGGGTGCGGGATGATTATCTTCCCAGGTAAAAAGAGCCATAATTATTCATACATTTTTTGTTAATGTTCCTAATATTAGGAGATCATTTACTGATAAGAAAATATAAATATAAAAAAGGCCGGATTACTCCGGCCTCATAAAATACAGTAAGACAGAAAGTAATCATTTATTTACTTCATGGCTCTCATATGTTGCTTTACCTGATTCATTACCATTAATGATGGTAACTTGTGTATATGGATAAGCAACACCATCTACAGTATTCCAATCCGAATGACGATTTTCAACCGTTACCTCGCTACCCATTTGAGGATTGAATTGCTTATAACGAATGATATCAGGATAGTTTGTTTCTTGGTTTAGCAATATGGCAACATTTGAATCATCCACAGTTACATTAAGCTTATTGTAGGTAGTACCACCTACCTCTTCAGTACCCAGAAACTGTGGATTAACTTCCCCAGCATTCAAAGCAATAGAAACAAAGCTTTTGTTTAGCGTACTTTTAAGGCTATTGGCCATCTGGGGAGGGAGAGATCGTTCTTGTCCGCCAGCTGTCATGGTTCCCGATCCGCCCTTGTAAGAGAGTTGAACTTTACCCATGGGGGCTTGAATCGTTTGCTCAATAGCATCAGGATAATCAACAGTCATAGTTGTTTGCATGGTTTGTCCCTGCTGCTGTACTTGTCCGGATACAGTTAGCGTATTGAGTTCTGTATCGGGACTAATTACCGCATCGGCCATTTGGTTGAGCAGTTGCTGTCCTTTCTCTGCATCTCCTTTGACTACTTCCTGCTCTCCGCTACCAGGTTCGGGAATACTGATGTCAATTTCGTTGACCTTCCCATATTTCTCCAGCTGATCTCCGATTTCATCTTTGTTGCCGACGACCAAGATCTGGAGGTTACCTGGATCCAGATATTCCTGAGCTACAGACTGGACATCTTCAATAGTTGTCTCTTTTACATCCTCGATATATTGTTCAAAGGCATTACTGGGCAATCCACGATACGCATAGGACATTTGCTGGCTCAGCACTTCTTCATAGCTGTCATATTCAAAAACAGCAGAATTCAAGATCTGATCTTTAGTATCCTGCAGTTCTTTTTCAGTAATAGGTTCGTTTTGTAGCCGTTCAATTTGTTCAATAATGGCATCAATGGCTTCGGCAGTGGTCGAGCTTTTTGTCTGAACACCTGCGTAGAATACACCGGGATAAAAGCTATTCATGCCGTATCGTCCGTAGACCGAATAGGCTAACCCCATTTCAGAGCGAACAATCTGTAACAGGCGTCCCGAAAATCCACCGCTGAGTACCTGGTTCATAACCTGTACTTTGGCATAGTCCGGATTGTCGCGCAATCCACCGATATGTCCCAGCATAACGAAGCTCTGGTTTACATCCGGCTTATTGATAAAGTTGATAGAGCTTTGGGGCTCGTAATCTACTTCGGGAAATTCAAGGGTAGTTTCGTCTCCCGCCGGTAGTTGTCCAAAGGTTTCTTCCAGTTTTTCTTTCATCTCTTCAGAATCGAAGTCCCCAACGACTCCTACCATCATGTTTTCAGCTGTAAAGTGCTCATCATGGAAATTTACTAAGTCTTCCCGGCTGATATTGTTAACTGTTTCATACTCTGTATTGCGTCCATATCGAGTATCGGGACCGTAAATAAGGCGCTGGAATTCTCGTGTTCCGATTTGCTGAATATTATCATTTCGGCGCGATATACTGGATTTTGTTTGGGTTTTAGCCAACTCAATCTTCTCATCGGGGAATGCCGGATTTGTCAGTACATCTACAAAGACAGGGATTAGGTTTTCAAAATCTTCCTTGAGAACATTCATACTGGCGGTGCCATTAGTAAAACTAATACCTGTTTCAATGCTTGCTGCCCGATTTTCAAGTAAGGCATTGAGTGAGTCAGCGGGATAGGTTTCCGTTCCACCTGATCGCATGACTGTACCCGTGATCGAAGCAAGTCCTGCTTTTTCGTTCGGAACCAATACCCCACCGGTTCGTATTCGGGCATTTACATTGATCAGGGGTAGTTCTGTATCCTCAACCAAATAAAAGGTAATGCCATTGTCGGTGGTATAGGTTTCTACTTCTGGTCTTTGGAAATCATTAAGTTCCGGGAAATTTAAATTTTCATGTGGCGATTCGCCGGTTTGCTGTGCATGAGCCACTTTGGTAGTCTGAGTACTAAAGGTGATCAAAGAAACTAATACACAGAGAATGCTAAATCTCTTCATAATAGTTGAGTTCTGGATATTGAAAGAATTCTGAATAGATTGATTAGTTATTAGCATTGGTATCCCCCTCATTATTTGAATTCTTATTAACGATGACCCCAATGGTGCGATTATCTTTAGTGAGGTATTCCTGGGCTACACGCTGAATATCGTAGACGGTAACCTGCTGGAGCTCCTCGAGGTCAGTGAATACCTTGCGCCAGTCTCCACGCAGACTTTCTGCGGATGCCAGGGAGGAAGCCAATCCCGAATTGGAGTCAAGGCTTCGGATGAGGTTGGCACGTGCGTTAGTTCGGGCACGGTCAAGCGCCTCCTGAGATATTTCTCCCTCTTTTACCTTTTCAATCTCTTCCAGGATAGAGGCTTCAATAGTATCCACACTAACTCCTTGATTTGGGATGGCCAGAGTAGCAAATAAGGTTTCATACTTTTGACCGGGATAGCCATTAAAAGCAGTGACTTGAAGTGCCGTTTGTTCCTCATCAACCATACGTTTATATAGAATTGAGGTTCGGCCGCCAGATAAAATACTGCCCAGCAGCTGCAGTGCTTTAGAATCCGGATGATCCTGGGAAACAGTATGATATCCCATGAGGAAATAGGGCTGTGATTGGCCCTCTATCGTAAATCGTCGCTCTCCTCGCTGTTCTGGTTCTTTAGTATATACAGGAGGCGGCTTGGGACCAGGTTCTATATCTCCAAAGTACTTTTTGGCGAACTCTTTAGCTTCTTCCGGGTTGACATCGCCTGCTATTGCAAATGTAATATTGTTAGGTACATAGTAGGTGTTATAAAACTCTCTGGCATCTTCCATCGTGGTAGCGGTAATATCAGAATGCCATCCTACCGTTGGCCGGCCGTAAGGATGAGCAGTGAAAGCGACAGCTGTAAACTCTTCAACTAAGCGGCCAATAGGTTGCGATTCGGAACGCATGCGACGTTCTTCACGTACTACCTCTTTTTCTTTATAGAATTCGCGAAATACCGGGTTTTTGAATCGGTCGGATTCCAGGCTAAACCAAAGCTCAAGGCGATTTTCCGGGAGGCTGTAAAAGTAATTGGTACGGTCCTGACTAGTGGTGGCATTCATGCCGGTACCGCCATTTCGATCTATAATCTGAGAAAATTCATTGTTAACGACATATTCTCCTGCCTTTTCCTGGAGATCTTCGAACTGGCTCCAGAGAGTATCTATTTTAGCGGAGTCTGGTTGGGTGCTGTATTTTTCGGCTAACCATTCTTGGTAGGTGTTATCGAGTTCTTCAAGCACTTCCTGTTCTTTCTGCCAATTGGTAGTGCCTACGGTATGTGTTCCCTTAAAAGCCATATGTTCAAAAATATGGGCCATACCGGTATGACCCACAGGCTCATTTGCGCCTCCTACATTTACATAAGTGGCGAAACTGACGACAGGGGCTACCGGTCGTTCGATAATGATAAAAGTGAGTCCATTATCAAGGGTGAACTCGGTTACTTTTTCTTCAAAATCTTCGAGTGATTGTGCTTGAGTCAACTGACTGGATGTGGCAAATAGCACAAGCAGCAATCCCAAGATCCAGGTACTGGTTTTGAGTCTCATATATACTCCCGATTTAAGTTAGAAAGATTATCGCTATTAACTTCTTAAAAGGACTATCTCTTTTGATCCACCCATTGAAGGCCAACGTGTGGTTTGTAATTTATTAATGGTCCTCTAATTAACTAAAGAAGAAATTTTGGTACAACATCAGCAAGGCTGTACGAAAAAAAGGCAAAAAGGTTACAAAAAGAATATTTGCTTGAAAAATAGGGTACGATTTACAGATGAGCTTATATAGACCCTCTTTCAAACTTATTAGATGCTACTTAAGATAAAGGATCAAGTATATGATGAACAGATTGTTACGGACATTGAGTACACAATCCGATAGAGAAATCCAATGTATATGGTGCAATCCCTGAGATAGGAAATACCGTTCCAGTGTTTAGAAAAAAACTGTTATGACTCTTGACTTTCAAGAAATTCACGGGTGATTTTCTGGGTTTGTTCAGCCCCCATATATTTTTCCAGATCGTAAAGCGATACCTTCTTTTCCCCACCATCAAATGAATAGGTGAGATGGCCATTTTCAATTTCGCTTTTAACCTCGTCAGTCGTCATATCCAACATTTTCCCAACTTCTTCCAGTGTGAACATCGAACGCATATGCTAACAATATTTTGATGTAGAAATAGTTAATTTCACTTTTGACGTAGGCTAAATATATAAAAATTGAACTTTATTGCTATGTCAAATTCTTAATTTTTTCAGAGTTCTTTTTGAGCATGAAAATCAGCTTGTTTTCTTAACCTCTGTATGCCTAAAGCAACTGACAAGGTGATCGTTTACTAAACCTGTAGCCTGCAGGTGAGCATACATGGTAGTACTGCCTACAAATTTGAAGCCTCTTTTCTTTAGATCGGCACTAAATTTATCGGATAATGGGGTTGTGGCAGGTACCTGATTCTGGCGTTGCCAGTTATTTTGGATGGGCTCCCCATCTACAAACGACCAGATATATTTACTAAAGCTTCCGTGGCTTTCCTGGATGGCTATGAATTGTTGTGCATTATGGATTGCCGCACGAATTTTGCGCTCGTTACGAACAATTTCTTTGTTTTTAAGTAGTTTTTGAATTTTTTGTTCATCAAAACGAGCCACTTTTTGGATATCAAAATTGGCAAATGCCTTTCGATAGCCTTCCCGTTTTTTTAAGATAGTACTCCAGCTTAATCCTGCCTGTGCGCTCTCAAGGGTAATAAATTCGAATTGTGTGCGATCATCATACACTGGCACACCCCATTCTTCGTCATGATAACATACATATTGATCGAACGTATTGAGACACCACGGACATCTGTTTTTCATAATTGCCTTTTTGTTAAATGAAGGTTAAAGTTCGCCTTGATTAAAGGTATCAATAATCCATAAGACTAGAGACCAATGCACTGGGAAAAACTCGTAGATGAATTTGCAGATAAAAGTGATATAAGTAAAGTCCTTTCCAATCAGGTTGAATCGCTAACTCATTTTTTGGAAAAGGTTGTTCGAAAAAAAGAAGAGGATGATTTTCTGCAAGAGCTGGTGAACCTGCCGAAGCTGGCAGCAAAGGCTTTCGATGAAGGAGATGATGAGGCTTTTGATGAGATGGAAGAGCTGATTGCCTCTTTTTCAACCGATGAAATTACGCGGTTGCTACGTTACTATACCGTCTTTTTTCACCTGATGAATTCACAGGAGCAGCGGGAAATTACCCGTATTAACAGGGATCGGGCTATGCATACCGATCCGGAATCTCCACGCAGCGAAAGTATTGGAGAAGCAATTTATTTCCTAAAGGAGGAAGGGTACTCAGCAAAAGAGGCTGCAGAGGTTATTGCGAAGCTGGATATCCAGCCAACAATTACAGCACATCCCACCGAGGCACGTCGACACAGTGTGCTGCAGAAACAGCAGCATATAACGCGAATGATTGATGAACTACGTCAGGGAAGCCTTACTCCGGATGAGCAGATTGCACAGACAATGGATATTCTTAATGAAATCCACCTTTTGCTGGCTACTGATGAAGTACGGACAGAAAAAGTAACGGTGGAAGATGAGGTCGAAAACGGCATGTTTTATTTTATGAATGCCATCTGGGAAACAGTGCCAGTGCTCTATGATGATCTTCGCAATGCCTTCAATACTTATTATGATGAGGTTCCCGACTTATCCACTATTTTGCGCTACCGTTCCTGGATTGGCAGCGATCGGGATGGGAATCCCAATGTTACCTCGGATGTAACCTGGGATACTATTTTAGAACAGCGGGAGAATGTAATGCTTCTTTATTTGGAAGAGCTGGATGAATTACGCAGCTATCTTAGTATTTCTCAAAATAAATATAAAATTTCAGAGGAACTGGATGCTTCGCTTAAAAGGGATGAAGAAAACGACCAGCTCTCAGAGCGTTACCAGCGGCTGTATAAGCAAGAGCCTTATCGCCGAAAGGTGACCCATATGATGCATAAGCTGGAAGAGCAGCTAGAGGCCATAGAGTCTGATAGCCGTTCATATATTTGCAGGAAAGCAGACGAATATACGGCTGAAGACTTTAAGTCTGAACTTAAACTTATCGCCGAAAGCTTGCGCCAATCGGGCTTGGAGGAAGTTGGATCTGTAGGTAAACTTGAGCATTTGATTGTGCGGGCAGAAACCTTTGGTTTCCACATGGCGGCACTTGATATTCGCCAGCACAGTGGAGTCCATGAACATGCGGTGTCTGAACTTCTATCTATCGCTGAGGTTACGGATAATTACGCCGACCTTCCAGAAGAGGAGAAGCTTGAAGTTCTTACAAGCGAACTCAGCAATCCGCGTCCCTTGTCGCCGGTAAAGGTGCAGCTAAGTGACCAAACCACGCAGATGTTGAAGGTCTTTTCGCTTATTGGTGATTTATTAGCCCTCGATAAGAACAGTTTCGGGAGCTATATCATAAGCATGACCCATGGAGTTAGTGACATGCTGGAGGTCTTGGTTCTGGCCAAAGAACGAGGTCTGTGGAATGAAGAAGGTGGAGAGGTATACAGTGATATAGATGTTGTTCCTCTTTTTGAAACTATTGAGGACCTTGAAGTATGCGGGGACTTAATGAGCCAGATGTATGAGAGTGATCTTTACCAGAAACAATTGCAGGCCAGGGGTAACATTCAGGAAATTATGCTTGGTTATTCCGACAGTAACAAGGATGGGGGCTACTGGATGGCGAACTGGGCATTGGAAAAGGCGCAGCAAGACCTTGGGCGGGTCTGCCGGAAATACGATATGGATTTCCGTCTGTTCCACGGACGTGGTGGAACTGTTGGTCGAGGGGGTGGACGATCAAATAAAGCGATTCTGGCATTGCCTCCAATCAGTAATAATGGTCGTATTCGTTTTACTGAACAGGGAGAGGTGATATCTTTCCGGTACTCGCTGGCTTCTATTACGCGTCGGCACCTGGAACAGATCGTAAATGCTAT encodes:
- a CDS encoding M16 family metallopeptidase produces the protein MKRFSILCVLVSLITFSTQTTKVAHAQQTGESPHENLNFPELNDFQRPEVETYTTDNGITFYLVEDTELPLINVNARIRTGGVLVPNEKAGLASITGTVMRSGGTETYPADSLNALLENRAASIETGISFTNGTASMNVLKEDFENLIPVFVDVLTNPAFPDEKIELAKTQTKSSISRRNDNIQQIGTREFQRLIYGPDTRYGRNTEYETVNNISREDLVNFHDEHFTAENMMVGVVGDFDSEEMKEKLEETFGQLPAGDETTLEFPEVDYEPQSSINFINKPDVNQSFVMLGHIGGLRDNPDYAKVQVMNQVLSGGFSGRLLQIVRSEMGLAYSVYGRYGMNSFYPGVFYAGVQTKSSTTAEAIDAIIEQIERLQNEPITEKELQDTKDQILNSAVFEYDSYEEVLSQQMSYAYRGLPSNAFEQYIEDVKETTIEDVQSVAQEYLDPGNLQILVVGNKDEIGDQLEKYGKVNEIDISIPEPGSGEQEVVKGDAEKGQQLLNQMADAVISPDTELNTLTVSGQVQQQGQTMQTTMTVDYPDAIEQTIQAPMGKVQLSYKGGSGTMTAGGQERSLPPQMANSLKSTLNKSFVSIALNAGEVNPQFLGTEEVGGTTYNKLNVTVDDSNVAILLNQETNYPDIIRYKQFNPQMGSEVTVENRHSDWNTVDGVAYPYTQVTIINGNESGKATYESHEVNK
- a CDS encoding M16 family metallopeptidase, whose product is MRLKTSTWILGLLLVLFATSSQLTQAQSLEDFEEKVTEFTLDNGLTFIIIERPVAPVVSFATYVNVGGANEPVGHTGMAHIFEHMAFKGTHTVGTTNWQKEQEVLEELDNTYQEWLAEKYSTQPDSAKIDTLWSQFEDLQEKAGEYVVNNEFSQIIDRNGGTGMNATTSQDRTNYFYSLPENRLELWFSLESDRFKNPVFREFYKEKEVVREERRMRSESQPIGRLVEEFTAVAFTAHPYGRPTVGWHSDITATTMEDAREFYNTYYVPNNITFAIAGDVNPEEAKEFAKKYFGDIEPGPKPPPVYTKEPEQRGERRFTIEGQSQPYFLMGYHTVSQDHPDSKALQLLGSILSGGRTSILYKRMVDEEQTALQVTAFNGYPGQKYETLFATLAIPNQGVSVDTIEASILEEIEKVKEGEISQEALDRARTNARANLIRSLDSNSGLASSLASAESLRGDWRKVFTDLEELQQVTVYDIQRVAQEYLTKDNRTIGVIVNKNSNNEGDTNANN
- a CDS encoding DNA-3-methyladenine glycosylase I, with amino-acid sequence MKNRCPWCLNTFDQYVCYHDEEWGVPVYDDRTQFEFITLESAQAGLSWSTILKKREGYRKAFANFDIQKVARFDEQKIQKLLKNKEIVRNERKIRAAIHNAQQFIAIQESHGSFSKYIWSFVDGEPIQNNWQRQNQVPATTPLSDKFSADLKKRGFKFVGSTTMYAHLQATGLVNDHLVSCFRHTEVKKTS
- the ppc gene encoding phosphoenolpyruvate carboxylase, encoding MHWEKLVDEFADKSDISKVLSNQVESLTHFLEKVVRKKEEDDFLQELVNLPKLAAKAFDEGDDEAFDEMEELIASFSTDEITRLLRYYTVFFHLMNSQEQREITRINRDRAMHTDPESPRSESIGEAIYFLKEEGYSAKEAAEVIAKLDIQPTITAHPTEARRHSVLQKQQHITRMIDELRQGSLTPDEQIAQTMDILNEIHLLLATDEVRTEKVTVEDEVENGMFYFMNAIWETVPVLYDDLRNAFNTYYDEVPDLSTILRYRSWIGSDRDGNPNVTSDVTWDTILEQRENVMLLYLEELDELRSYLSISQNKYKISEELDASLKRDEENDQLSERYQRLYKQEPYRRKVTHMMHKLEEQLEAIESDSRSYICRKADEYTAEDFKSELKLIAESLRQSGLEEVGSVGKLEHLIVRAETFGFHMAALDIRQHSGVHEHAVSELLSIAEVTDNYADLPEEEKLEVLTSELSNPRPLSPVKVQLSDQTTQMLKVFSLIGDLLALDKNSFGSYIISMTHGVSDMLEVLVLAKERGLWNEEGGEVYSDIDVVPLFETIEDLEVCGDLMSQMYESDLYQKQLQARGNIQEIMLGYSDSNKDGGYWMANWALEKAQQDLGRVCRKYDMDFRLFHGRGGTVGRGGGRSNKAILALPPISNNGRIRFTEQGEVISFRYSLASITRRHLEQIVNAMIRVTVAEQGFSDEENEFFQTMEQLSKRSMKAYRELIDDEDFWPWYTSKTPIEHISRLPIASRPVSRGSTKTADFENLRAIPWVFAWTQVRYNVPGWYGIGVALQEMLEKDEGTLDKFRQWYEDGIFFNTILDNAQREMARTHIPTSTIYEDIDDGSFHEEITEDFRKAEAAIKKITDQEYILENSQVIKKSIRFRNPFTYPLNMMQVELLNRWNEGPEAEEEEPLRNALFLSINGIAAAMQSTG